From Lycorma delicatula isolate Av1 chromosome 13, ASM4794821v1, whole genome shotgun sequence, a single genomic window includes:
- the LOC142333677 gene encoding uncharacterized protein LOC142333677, with translation MNASINNTFFDEVPLKTSIDVKTELEESIPDETECLFSQYNEDMEYDCGIDHNKLYTVFPIKEENDPLSLDKNCNYEDLMFIKKEEQYQIKQEELDLADKTIDDSVLENVEDNIQNTKYMTQEV, from the exons atgaatgcatccattaataatacattttttgatgaagTTCCATTAAAGACTTCTATTGATGTTAAAACAGAATTAGAAGAAAGCATACCTGATgaaacagaatgtttattttcacaatataatGAAGACATGGAGTATGATTgt GGAAtagatcataataaattatacacagtgtttcctataaaagaagaaaatgatccTTTAAGTTTAGATAAAAACTGTAACTATGAAgatttgatgtttataaaaaaggaagaacaaTATCAAATTAAACAGGAAGAACTG gaTCTTGCTGATAAGACAATTGACGATTCAGTTCTAGAAAATGTTGAGGATAATATTCAGAATACGAAATATATGACTCAGGAAGTGTAA